Proteins encoded within one genomic window of Brassica rapa cultivar Chiifu-401-42 chromosome A09, CAAS_Brap_v3.01, whole genome shotgun sequence:
- the LOC103838886 gene encoding N6-adenosine-methyltransferase non-catalytic subunit MTB isoform X1, which produces MKKKSEESSLEKLSTWYEDGEQEGGERSEKRRLSAKASELESSRSKIKEDNKALDDYHDRDSKSSDKRESGGRDRTHGSSSDSSKRRRWDEAAAAAPDSERGDHNKSSKVSDSVGNECGDGRKSERSMKSSSREEKGKTRGIKEDDRDSPLKKGEVGRSSRSKTPDRSGRRHQESEHSEADYDKDKYSRSRGRDEGWSDRDRDRDQEGWKRRHSSSSDKDQKDGDLHYDRGREREYPRQGRERSEGERSHGRLGGRKDGNRGEAVKALSSGGVSNENYDVIEIQTKPLDGVMNFAQQPPKKPDEDWGYNQENKTYGEDSRDEAGEASSDYSGAKARNQRGATPGRTNFMQTTPNRGGPQTPQGGMKGNRPARGGRGRGGGGGGRDNQQGAIQLPIMGPPFANLGMPPPSPIHSLTPGMSPIPGAPVFMPPFPPALVWPGARGVDGNMLPVNPVLSPLPPGPSGPRFPSIGTPQNPNMFFNPPGSERGGGGPPNFSGSTFNVPGPMGRGMPSSDKSAGGWVPPPRGGGPPGKAPSRGEQNDYSQNFVDTGMRPQNFIRELELTNVEDYPKLRELIQKKDEIVSNSASAPMYLKGDLHELELSPELFGTKFDVILVDPPWEEYVHRAPGVSDTMEYWSFEDIINLKIEAIADTPSFVFLWVGDGVGLEQGRQCLKKWGFRRCEDICWVKTNKSSAAPTLRHDSRTVFQRSKEHCLMGIKGTVRRSTDGHIIHANIDTDVIIAEEPPYVAGSTQKPEDMYRIIEHFALGRRRLELFGEDHNIRAGWLTVGKGLSSSNFESQAFVRNFADKDGKVWQGGGGRNPPPDAPHLVVTTPDIESLRPKSPMKNQQQQSYTPSLASSANNSNRRTTGNSPQANPNVVVLHQEASGSNFSVPPPHWAPSPATAPPPMESFRVPEGANNNPRPPEDKTFDMYGFN; this is translated from the exons ATGAAGAAGAAATCAGAAGAGAGTTCGTTAGAAAAGCTGAGTACTTGGTATGAAGACGGAGAGCAGGAAGGTGGAGAGAGAAGCGAGAAGAGAAGATTGAGTGCAAAAGCATCGGAACTTGAGAGTTCCCGAAGTAAAATCAAGGAAGACAACAAGGCTCTTGATGATTATCACGATCGCGATTCCAAGAGTTCCGACAAAAGAGAAAGCGGTGGTCGGGATCGGACTCACGGCTCTTCTTCTGATTCGAGCAAGAGGAGGAGATGGGACGAAGCTGCTGCTGCCGCTCCCGACAGCGAAAGAGGGGATCACAACAAAAGCAGTAAGGTTTCTGATTCTGTCGGTAATGAATGTGGTGATGGTAGAAAGTCAGAGAGAAGTATGAAATCGAGTAGCAGAGAGGAGAAGGGTAAGACACGTGGCATTAAAGAAGATGATAGGGATAGTCCTCTTAAGAAAGGGGAAGTTGGTCGGTCTAGCAGGTCTAAGACACCAGACAGAAGTGGAAGGCGTCATCAAGAATCAGAACACTCAGAGGCAGACTATGACAAGGACAAATATAGCCGATCCAGAGGAAGAGACGAGGGATGGTCTGATAGAGATAGAGACAGGGATCAAGAAGGTTGGAAGAGAAGACATTCTAGTAGCAGTGATAAAGATCAGAAAGATGGGGACTTGCATTATGATCGTGGCAGGGAACGGGAGTATCCAAGGCAAGGACGTGAAAGGAGTGAAGGCGAGAGGTCACATGGTCGTTTGGGTGGTAGGAAAGATGGAAACAGGGGTGAGGCTGTTAAAGCTTTGTCAAGTGGCGGCGTTTCAAACGAGAATTATGATGTGAttgagattcaaaccaaaccgcTTGATGGGGTAATGAACTTTGCTCAGCAACCTCCCAAGAAGCCTGATGAAGATTGGGGTTACAaccaagaaaacaaaacttatgGTGAGGATTCGAGAGACGAAGCTGGTGAAGCTAGCTCTGATTACTCAGGAGCTAAAGCAAGAAACCAGAGAGGTGCAACACCTGGTCGGACCAATTTCATGCAAACAACGCCTAACCGAGGAGGTCCGCAGACTCCACAAGGCGGCATGAAAGGGAACAGACCCGCAAGGGGTGGAAGAGGAAGAggtggcggcggcggcggcagAGATAACCAACAAGGTGCTATTCAATTGCCTATCATGGGGCCGCCGTTTGCGAACCTTGGAATGCCACCACCTAGTCCCATTCACTCTCTTACCCCTGGCATGTCTCCGATTCCCGGCGCTCCTGTTTTCATGCCTCCATTTCCCCCAGCTCTTGTCTGGCCTGGTGCCCGAGGAGTCGATGGCAATATGTTACCTGTTAACCCTGTTCTCTCACCGCTTCCTCCTGGACCATCAGGCCCGAGATTTCCTTCGATTGGCACTCCGCAAAACCCCAACATGTTCTTTAACCCACCAGGTTCtgaaagaggaggaggaggcccTCCCAACTTCTCCGGGTCTACATTCAATGTTCCTGGACCAATGGGACGTGGGATGCCTTCTTCTGATAAGAGTGCAGGGGGATGGGTTCCTCCTCCTCGAGGTGGTGGACCTCCTGGGAAAGCTCCTTCAAGAGGAGAGCAAAATGACTATTCCCAGAACTTTGTGGATACTGGAATGCGTCCCCAGAATTTCATCCGAGAGCTGGAGCTTACCAATGTGGAAGACTATCCCAAGCTTAGGGAGCTCATTCAGAAGAAAGACGAGATTGTATCTAATTCCGCCTCTGCACCAATGTATTTGAAAGGCGACTTGCATGAACTTGAGTTATCTCCCGAGCTGTTTGGAACAAAGTTTGATGTTATTCTTGTCGATCCACCGTGGGAGGAATATGTCCATAGAGCTCCCGGTGTTTCTGATACTATGGAGTATTGGTCATTTGAGGACATCATCAATCTTAAGATTGAG GCAATAGCTGACACTCCCTCCTTTGTCTTCCTTTGGGTTGGTGATGGTGTTGGGCTAGAGCAAGGGCGCCAATGCCTGAAGAAG TGGGGTTTCAGAAGGTGCGAAGACATTTGCTGGGTGAAGACCAACAAAAGTAGTGCAGCACCAACATTGCGCCACGATTCGCGTACTGTGTTTCAGCGCTCCAAG GAGCACTGCTTGATGGGGATAAAGGGTACTGTTCGACGTAGCACTGATGGACATATTATCCATGCTAACATTGACACTGATGTGATTATTGCTGAAGAGCCTCCCTACG TTGCAGGTTCGACTCAAAAGCCTGAAGATATGTATAGGATAATAGAGCATTTTGCACTTGGTCGCCGAAGGCTTGAGCTTTTTGGCGAAGATCACAATATTCGAGCTGGCTGGCTTACTGTTGGAAAAGGCCTTTCTTCCTCAAACTTCGAAtcacaa GCTTTTGTGAGGAACTTTGCGGACAAGGATGGTAAAGTGTGGCAAGGGGGAGGAGGAAGGAATCCGCCTCCAGACGCACCGCATCTAGTTGTGACAACTCCTGATATCGAATCTCTGCGGCCCAAATCACCAATGAAGAATCAGCAACAACAATCATACACACCGTCTCTGGCCTCCTCTGCAAATAACTCAAACCGAAGAACCACAGGGAACTCACCACAAGCAAATCCTAATGTTGTTGTCTTGCATCAAGAGGCTTCTGGTTCTAACTTCTCTGTTCCTCCTCCACACTGGGCCCCATCTCCCGCTACAGCTCCTCCACCGATGGAGAGCTTTAGAGTGCCTGAAGGTGCCAACAACAACCCGAGACCACCCGAGGACAAgacttttgacatgtacggattCAATTGA
- the LOC103838886 gene encoding N6-adenosine-methyltransferase non-catalytic subunit MTB isoform X2: protein MKKKSEESSLEKLSTWYEDGEQEGGERSEKRRLSAKASELESSRSKIKEDNKALDDYHDRDSKSSDKRESGGRDRTHGSSSDSSKRRRWDEAAAAAPDSERGDHNKSSKVSDSVGNECGDGRKSERSMKSSSREEKGKTRGIKEDDRDSPLKKGEVGRSSRSKTPDRSGRRHQESEHSEADYDKDKYSRSRGRDEGWSDRDRDRDQEGWKRRHSSSSDKDQKDGDLHYDRGREREYPRQGRERSEGERSHGRLGGRKDGNRGEAVKALSSGGVSNENYDVIEIQTKPLDGVMNFAQQPPKKPDEDWGYNQENKTYGEDSRDEAGEASSDYSGAKARNQRGATPGRTNFMQTTPNRGGPQTPQGGMKGNRPARGGRGRGGGGGGRDNQQGAIQLPIMGPPFANLGMPPPSPIHSLTPGMSPIPGAPVFMPPFPPALVWPGARGVDGNMLPVNPVLSPLPPGPSGPRFPSIGTPQNPNMFFNPPGSERGGGGPPNFSGSTFNVPGPMGRGMPSSDKSAGGWVPPPRGGGPPGKAPSRGEQNDYSQNFVDTGMRPQNFIRELELTNVEDYPKLRELIQKKDEIVSNSASAPMYLKGDLHELELSPELFGTKFDVILVDPPWEEYVHRAPGVSDTMEYWSFEDIINLKIEAIADTPSFVFLWVGDGVGLEQGRQCLKKWGFRRCEDICWVKTNKSSAAPTLRHDSRTVFQRSKEHCLMGIKGTVRRSTDGHIIHANIDTDVIIAEEPPYGSTQKPEDMYRIIEHFALGRRRLELFGEDHNIRAGWLTVGKGLSSSNFESQAFVRNFADKDGKVWQGGGGRNPPPDAPHLVVTTPDIESLRPKSPMKNQQQQSYTPSLASSANNSNRRTTGNSPQANPNVVVLHQEASGSNFSVPPPHWAPSPATAPPPMESFRVPEGANNNPRPPEDKTFDMYGFN from the exons ATGAAGAAGAAATCAGAAGAGAGTTCGTTAGAAAAGCTGAGTACTTGGTATGAAGACGGAGAGCAGGAAGGTGGAGAGAGAAGCGAGAAGAGAAGATTGAGTGCAAAAGCATCGGAACTTGAGAGTTCCCGAAGTAAAATCAAGGAAGACAACAAGGCTCTTGATGATTATCACGATCGCGATTCCAAGAGTTCCGACAAAAGAGAAAGCGGTGGTCGGGATCGGACTCACGGCTCTTCTTCTGATTCGAGCAAGAGGAGGAGATGGGACGAAGCTGCTGCTGCCGCTCCCGACAGCGAAAGAGGGGATCACAACAAAAGCAGTAAGGTTTCTGATTCTGTCGGTAATGAATGTGGTGATGGTAGAAAGTCAGAGAGAAGTATGAAATCGAGTAGCAGAGAGGAGAAGGGTAAGACACGTGGCATTAAAGAAGATGATAGGGATAGTCCTCTTAAGAAAGGGGAAGTTGGTCGGTCTAGCAGGTCTAAGACACCAGACAGAAGTGGAAGGCGTCATCAAGAATCAGAACACTCAGAGGCAGACTATGACAAGGACAAATATAGCCGATCCAGAGGAAGAGACGAGGGATGGTCTGATAGAGATAGAGACAGGGATCAAGAAGGTTGGAAGAGAAGACATTCTAGTAGCAGTGATAAAGATCAGAAAGATGGGGACTTGCATTATGATCGTGGCAGGGAACGGGAGTATCCAAGGCAAGGACGTGAAAGGAGTGAAGGCGAGAGGTCACATGGTCGTTTGGGTGGTAGGAAAGATGGAAACAGGGGTGAGGCTGTTAAAGCTTTGTCAAGTGGCGGCGTTTCAAACGAGAATTATGATGTGAttgagattcaaaccaaaccgcTTGATGGGGTAATGAACTTTGCTCAGCAACCTCCCAAGAAGCCTGATGAAGATTGGGGTTACAaccaagaaaacaaaacttatgGTGAGGATTCGAGAGACGAAGCTGGTGAAGCTAGCTCTGATTACTCAGGAGCTAAAGCAAGAAACCAGAGAGGTGCAACACCTGGTCGGACCAATTTCATGCAAACAACGCCTAACCGAGGAGGTCCGCAGACTCCACAAGGCGGCATGAAAGGGAACAGACCCGCAAGGGGTGGAAGAGGAAGAggtggcggcggcggcggcagAGATAACCAACAAGGTGCTATTCAATTGCCTATCATGGGGCCGCCGTTTGCGAACCTTGGAATGCCACCACCTAGTCCCATTCACTCTCTTACCCCTGGCATGTCTCCGATTCCCGGCGCTCCTGTTTTCATGCCTCCATTTCCCCCAGCTCTTGTCTGGCCTGGTGCCCGAGGAGTCGATGGCAATATGTTACCTGTTAACCCTGTTCTCTCACCGCTTCCTCCTGGACCATCAGGCCCGAGATTTCCTTCGATTGGCACTCCGCAAAACCCCAACATGTTCTTTAACCCACCAGGTTCtgaaagaggaggaggaggcccTCCCAACTTCTCCGGGTCTACATTCAATGTTCCTGGACCAATGGGACGTGGGATGCCTTCTTCTGATAAGAGTGCAGGGGGATGGGTTCCTCCTCCTCGAGGTGGTGGACCTCCTGGGAAAGCTCCTTCAAGAGGAGAGCAAAATGACTATTCCCAGAACTTTGTGGATACTGGAATGCGTCCCCAGAATTTCATCCGAGAGCTGGAGCTTACCAATGTGGAAGACTATCCCAAGCTTAGGGAGCTCATTCAGAAGAAAGACGAGATTGTATCTAATTCCGCCTCTGCACCAATGTATTTGAAAGGCGACTTGCATGAACTTGAGTTATCTCCCGAGCTGTTTGGAACAAAGTTTGATGTTATTCTTGTCGATCCACCGTGGGAGGAATATGTCCATAGAGCTCCCGGTGTTTCTGATACTATGGAGTATTGGTCATTTGAGGACATCATCAATCTTAAGATTGAG GCAATAGCTGACACTCCCTCCTTTGTCTTCCTTTGGGTTGGTGATGGTGTTGGGCTAGAGCAAGGGCGCCAATGCCTGAAGAAG TGGGGTTTCAGAAGGTGCGAAGACATTTGCTGGGTGAAGACCAACAAAAGTAGTGCAGCACCAACATTGCGCCACGATTCGCGTACTGTGTTTCAGCGCTCCAAG GAGCACTGCTTGATGGGGATAAAGGGTACTGTTCGACGTAGCACTGATGGACATATTATCCATGCTAACATTGACACTGATGTGATTATTGCTGAAGAGCCTCCCTACG GTTCGACTCAAAAGCCTGAAGATATGTATAGGATAATAGAGCATTTTGCACTTGGTCGCCGAAGGCTTGAGCTTTTTGGCGAAGATCACAATATTCGAGCTGGCTGGCTTACTGTTGGAAAAGGCCTTTCTTCCTCAAACTTCGAAtcacaa GCTTTTGTGAGGAACTTTGCGGACAAGGATGGTAAAGTGTGGCAAGGGGGAGGAGGAAGGAATCCGCCTCCAGACGCACCGCATCTAGTTGTGACAACTCCTGATATCGAATCTCTGCGGCCCAAATCACCAATGAAGAATCAGCAACAACAATCATACACACCGTCTCTGGCCTCCTCTGCAAATAACTCAAACCGAAGAACCACAGGGAACTCACCACAAGCAAATCCTAATGTTGTTGTCTTGCATCAAGAGGCTTCTGGTTCTAACTTCTCTGTTCCTCCTCCACACTGGGCCCCATCTCCCGCTACAGCTCCTCCACCGATGGAGAGCTTTAGAGTGCCTGAAGGTGCCAACAACAACCCGAGACCACCCGAGGACAAgacttttgacatgtacggattCAATTGA
- the LOC103838884 gene encoding agamous-like MADS-box protein AGL11 isoform X1 has translation MMGRGKIEIKRIENSTNRQVTFCKRRNGLLKKAYELSVLCDAEVALIVFSTRGRLYEYANNNIRSTIERYKKASDNTSTHSVQEINAAYYQQESAKLRQQIQTIQNSNRHLMGDSLSALSVKELKQVENRLEKAISRIRSKKHELLLAEIENLQKREIELDNESIYLRTKIAEVERFQQHHHQMVSGTEMTAIEVLASRNYFAHSIMTTGSGSGAGHGCSYSDPDKKIHLG, from the exons AT GATGGGAAGAGGAAAGATAGAGATCAAGAGGATAGAGAATTCAACAAATCGACAAGTGACGTTCTGCAAAAGAAGAAATGGACTCCTGAAGAAGGCTTACGAGCTTTCAGTTCTCTGTGATGCCGAGGTTGCCCTCATCGTCTTCTCAACTCGTGGCCGTCTCTATGAGTACGCCAATAACAA CATAAGATCAACCATTGAGAGGTACAAGAAGGCTTCTGATAACACCAGCACTCACTCTGTCCAAGAGATTAATGCAgcg TACTATCAACAAGAATCTGCAAAGCTGAGGCAACAGATCCAAACGATTCAAAATTCCAACAG gcaTCTGATGGGAGACTCTTTGAGTGCCTTAAGTGTCAAGGAGCTAAAGCAGGTTGAGAATCGCCTTGAGAAAGCCATCTCTAGAATCAGGTCCAAGAAG CATGAGTTGCTTCTAGCTGAAATCGAGAACCTACAGAAAAGG GAGATTGAGCTTGATAATGAGAGTATCTATCTCCGAACCAag ATAGCAGAAGTGGAGAGGTTTCAACAGCACCATCATCAAATGGTTAGTGGTACAGAGATGACAGCGATCGAGGTCTTAGCCTCTCGCAATTACTTTGCTCATAGCATTATGACTACGGGTTCTGGCTCTGGAGCTGGCCATGGATGTTCTTACTCTGATCCCGACAAGAAAATTCATCTTGGATAA
- the LOC103838884 gene encoding agamous-like MADS-box protein AGL11 isoform X2 — translation MGRGKIEIKRIENSTNRQVTFCKRRNGLLKKAYELSVLCDAEVALIVFSTRGRLYEYANNNIRSTIERYKKASDNTSTHSVQEINAAYYQQESAKLRQQIQTIQNSNRHLMGDSLSALSVKELKQVENRLEKAISRIRSKKHELLLAEIENLQKREIELDNESIYLRTKIAEVERFQQHHHQMVSGTEMTAIEVLASRNYFAHSIMTTGSGSGAGHGCSYSDPDKKIHLG, via the exons ATGGGAAGAGGAAAGATAGAGATCAAGAGGATAGAGAATTCAACAAATCGACAAGTGACGTTCTGCAAAAGAAGAAATGGACTCCTGAAGAAGGCTTACGAGCTTTCAGTTCTCTGTGATGCCGAGGTTGCCCTCATCGTCTTCTCAACTCGTGGCCGTCTCTATGAGTACGCCAATAACAA CATAAGATCAACCATTGAGAGGTACAAGAAGGCTTCTGATAACACCAGCACTCACTCTGTCCAAGAGATTAATGCAgcg TACTATCAACAAGAATCTGCAAAGCTGAGGCAACAGATCCAAACGATTCAAAATTCCAACAG gcaTCTGATGGGAGACTCTTTGAGTGCCTTAAGTGTCAAGGAGCTAAAGCAGGTTGAGAATCGCCTTGAGAAAGCCATCTCTAGAATCAGGTCCAAGAAG CATGAGTTGCTTCTAGCTGAAATCGAGAACCTACAGAAAAGG GAGATTGAGCTTGATAATGAGAGTATCTATCTCCGAACCAag ATAGCAGAAGTGGAGAGGTTTCAACAGCACCATCATCAAATGGTTAGTGGTACAGAGATGACAGCGATCGAGGTCTTAGCCTCTCGCAATTACTTTGCTCATAGCATTATGACTACGGGTTCTGGCTCTGGAGCTGGCCATGGATGTTCTTACTCTGATCCCGACAAGAAAATTCATCTTGGATAA
- the LOC103838885 gene encoding immune-associated nucleotide-binding protein 13 — protein MSWESNGVNVEVDWKPERTLVLLGRTGNGKSATGNSILGETKFLSKTRGRFITKECKLHTTMQPNGQRINVIDTPGLFSASSTPDFTIREIVRCLRLAKDGIDAVILVFSVRNRLTEEEQLTLRTLKILFGSQIVDYMTVVFTNGDAFDDGDTLDDYLEDCPEFQEILKECDDRKVLFDNRRNIPKSKKDKQVQDLLNFVEQISKKNNGKPFMADLSLELRENEATLEEKQKQIQAMKGQSKQEISQVKKEMEKTYNEMLEGIKEKIANQLKESLNDVKEQLAKAQVAREEAEKKMSEMQKLSSDEIRRLRDQLNNAERETARLRRQQRTQKCSVL, from the exons ATGTCTTGGGAATCAAATGGAGTAAATGTGGAAGTTGATTGGAAACCTGAAAGAACTCTAGTCCTGCTTGGTCGGACTGGGAATGGTAAAAGTGCGACTGGAAATAGCATCCTAGGAGAAACAAAGTTCCTGTCAAAAACAAGAGGAAGATTCATTACTAAAGAGTGTAAGCTACATACTACTATGCAACCAAATGGTCAGAGAATCAATGTTATCGATACTCCTG GTCTGTTCAGTGCTTCCTCCACGCCAGATTTCACCATCAGAGAAATTGTAAGATGCTTACGTCTGGCTAAAGACGGCATAGATGCAGTCATTCTGGTTTTCTCTGTGAGGAACCGGTTAACAGAAGAGGAGCAATTAACACTTCGCACATTAAAGATCCTTTTTGGAAGCCAGATCGTTGACTACATGACTGTAGTTTTCACCAATGGAGATGCATTCGATGATGGAGATACACTTGATGACTATTTGGAGGATTGTCCTGAGTTTCAG GAAATTCTCAAAGAATGTGATGACCGCAAGGTGCTGTTTGACAATAGGCGCAATATCCCAAAAAGCAAGAAAGACAAGCAAGTCCAGGATCTTCTCAACTTCGTGGAGCAAATCTCAAAGAAGAACAATGGAAAACCATTTATGGCTGACTTATCACTTGAGCTAAGG GAGAACGAGGCTACGTTAGAGGAAAAACAAAAGCAGATTCAAGCAATGAAGGGTCAGTCGAAACAAGAGATATCACAAGTTAAGAAGGAAATGGAGAAAACTTATAACGAAATGCTCGAAGGGATAAAAGAGaag ATCGCTAACCAACTGAAGGAATCACTGAATGATGTGAAGGAGCAACTAGCTAAGGCACAAGTAGCGAGAGAAGAAGCCGAGAAAAAGATGTCTGAAATGCAGAAACTATCTTCTGATGAGATCAGGAGGCTGAGAGATCAACTCAACAACGCTGAGAGAGAAACCGCTAGATTGCGCAGACAGCAGCGTACACAAAAATGCTCTGTTCTTTAA
- the LOC108869681 gene encoding uncharacterized protein LOC108869681: MASSGVVLAHSAFDGLRLGRSAQFVVGRLLCFWDSKNIKKQGEFMGITLLLLDEKNSVIHGFIPAGRAPHYRPFLRAGSVVRISRFEVARCTNMYKITDHPFVIRFIPQTTIDEVVENAPIINLQKFMLRKFEPLQALANTNLELPDVVGQIQSVQGSDLKDATVTTRVVVRFVIEP, translated from the exons ATGGCTTCGTCCGGTGTTGTTCTCGCACACTCCGCCTTTGATGGTCTCCGCCTCGGTAGATCTGCCCAGTTCGTAGTTGGTCGTCTCCTCTGTTTCTGGGACTCCAAAAACATCAAGAAGCAAGGTGAATTCATGGGGATCACCCTCCTCCTCCTTGATGAGAAG AATTCTGTCATTCATGGATTCATTCCTGCTGGGCGCGCCCCTCATTACCGTCCGTTTCTGCGTGCGGGTTCAGTCGTCAGAATTTCACGTTTTGAAGTTGCAAGATGCACAAATATGTACAAGATTACGGACCATCCTTTCGTCATCCGGTTCATCCCTCAAACAACCATTGATGAGGTTGTCGAGAATGCTCCTATTATCAACCTACAAAAATTCATGCTCCGAAAGTTTGAACCTCTGCAAGCTCTCGCAAACACTAATTTAGAACTCCCTG ATGTTGTTGGGCAAATTCAGTCTGTCCAAGGTTCTGACTTGAAGGACGCAACAGTGACGACTCGAGTTGTCGTTCGTTTCGTGATTGAACCGTAA
- the LOC103838925 gene encoding uncharacterized protein LOC103838925 isoform X1 — MYTLWLLGLVSVTSDRLCMFLFDCCTAGRVNLYLDQIGGVTVVVSLSLWDDAAANFRGLINSGDRTQSVMVVTTVNPKIFGGNLYLNSTPATQFYFDPELQAIAEFTTSLEAPLGEAFPCIDTKEGIKKKEAVSIRELNKFISDSDEQTQEADFICKGRVVEVMQQNGWSFVSCTGCSRKLEKFGTSLRCTRCINPNITGVIKYRVELLVDDGNDNATFVVFDREMQLD, encoded by the exons atgtacacattgtggcttctcggtttggtttcagttacgagtgatcggctgtgcatgttcttgtttgattgttgcacggctggtcgagtcaacttatacttagaccagatcgggggtgtcacagtggTTGTGTCCCTATCTTTGTGGGATGATGCTGCAGCAAATTTTAGGGGTCTCATCAACTCAGGTGACAGGACACAGTCTGTCATGGTGGTCACGACTgttaatccaaaaatatttggAG GCAACCTCTATCTCAACTCAACGCCAGCAACGCAATTTTATTTCGACCCTGAGCTTCAAGCCATCGCAGAGTTCACAACGAG CTTAGAAGCCCCGTTAGGAGAAGCTTTCCCCTGCATCGATACCAAAGAAGGgattaaaaaaaaggaagctGTCTCAATCAGAGAGCTAAACAAGTTCATTTCCGATTCTGACGAGCAG ACACAGGAAGCTGATTTTATATGCAAGGGTCGTGTTGTGGAAGTCATGCAACAAAATGGATGGTCTTTCGTCTCCTGCACTGGCTGCAGCAGAAAGCTTGAGAAATTTGGGACTTCTCTGCGGTGCACCCGTTGTATTAATCCGAACATCACTGGCGTTATCAA GTACCGTGTGGAGTTATTGGTTGATGATGGGAATGATAATGCCACTTTTGTAGTGTTTGACAGGGAAATGCAGCTGGACTGA
- the LOC103838925 gene encoding uncharacterized protein LOC103838925 isoform X2 has product MYTLWLLGLVSVTSDRLCMFLFDCCTAGRVNLYLDQIGGVTVVVSLSLWDDAAANFRGLINSGDRTQSVMVVTTVNPKIFGGNLYLNSTPATQFYFDPELQAIAEFTTSLEAPLGEAFPCIDTKEGIKKKEAVSIRELNKFISDSDEQTQEADFICKGRVVEVMQQNGWSFVSCTGCSRKLEKFGTSLRCTRCINPNITGVIKSMVVAMKNSHNVLRTWLGKILFSRYV; this is encoded by the exons atgtacacattgtggcttctcggtttggtttcagttacgagtgatcggctgtgcatgttcttgtttgattgttgcacggctggtcgagtcaacttatacttagaccagatcgggggtgtcacagtggTTGTGTCCCTATCTTTGTGGGATGATGCTGCAGCAAATTTTAGGGGTCTCATCAACTCAGGTGACAGGACACAGTCTGTCATGGTGGTCACGACTgttaatccaaaaatatttggAG GCAACCTCTATCTCAACTCAACGCCAGCAACGCAATTTTATTTCGACCCTGAGCTTCAAGCCATCGCAGAGTTCACAACGAG CTTAGAAGCCCCGTTAGGAGAAGCTTTCCCCTGCATCGATACCAAAGAAGGgattaaaaaaaaggaagctGTCTCAATCAGAGAGCTAAACAAGTTCATTTCCGATTCTGACGAGCAG ACACAGGAAGCTGATTTTATATGCAAGGGTCGTGTTGTGGAAGTCATGCAACAAAATGGATGGTCTTTCGTCTCCTGCACTGGCTGCAGCAGAAAGCTTGAGAAATTTGGGACTTCTCTGCGGTGCACCCGTTGTATTAATCCGAACATCACTGGCGTTATCAA ATCAATGGTTGTGGCAATGAAGAACTCCCACAATGTCTTAAGGACCTGGCTGGGAAAGATTTTGTTTTCCAGATACGTGTGA